Proteins from a genomic interval of Caulobacter sp. SL161:
- a CDS encoding acetyl-CoA C-acyltransferase — protein MREAVIVSYARTGLAKSVRGGFNNTHGASMAGHAIQHAVSRAGLEGAEVEDVVLGCGGPEGATGMNVARNAAMWAGLPVTTSGQTINRFCSSGLQAIATAANYVRNDGANVAIGGGVESISLVNAGGHMNRFHITEEKLMQTHPALWMAMIDTADIVAKRYNVSREYQDEYALRSQQRIAAAQAAGLFKDEIVPMATKMKVVNKETKEESFVDYVVDKDECNRADTTLEGLASLKPVMGDGKFITAGNASQLSDGAAAVVVMEAKEAEKRGLTPLGAFRGFAVAGCEPDEMGIGPVFAVPRLLERHGLKVDDIDIWELNEAFASQCLYSRDRLGIDPEKYNVNGGSIAIGHPFGMTGARCAGHLLLEGKRRKAKLGVVTMCIGGGMGAAGLFEIF, from the coding sequence ATGCGCGAAGCGGTCATCGTCTCTTACGCCCGCACCGGTCTGGCCAAGTCGGTCCGTGGCGGCTTCAACAACACCCATGGCGCGTCGATGGCCGGCCACGCCATCCAGCACGCCGTGTCGCGCGCCGGACTGGAAGGGGCTGAGGTCGAGGACGTGGTCCTGGGCTGCGGCGGTCCCGAAGGCGCCACCGGCATGAACGTCGCGCGCAACGCCGCCATGTGGGCGGGTCTGCCGGTCACCACCTCGGGCCAGACCATCAACCGCTTCTGCTCGTCGGGCCTGCAGGCCATCGCCACGGCGGCCAACTATGTGCGCAATGACGGGGCCAATGTCGCCATCGGCGGCGGCGTCGAGTCTATCTCGCTGGTCAATGCGGGCGGTCATATGAACCGCTTCCACATCACCGAAGAGAAACTGATGCAGACCCATCCGGCGCTGTGGATGGCGATGATCGACACCGCCGACATCGTGGCCAAGCGCTACAATGTCAGCCGCGAGTACCAGGACGAATACGCCCTGCGCAGCCAGCAGCGCATCGCCGCCGCCCAGGCCGCCGGCCTGTTCAAGGACGAGATCGTCCCGATGGCCACCAAGATGAAGGTGGTCAACAAGGAAACCAAGGAAGAGTCCTTCGTTGACTACGTGGTCGACAAGGACGAGTGCAACCGCGCCGACACCACTCTGGAAGGCTTGGCCAGCCTCAAGCCCGTCATGGGCGACGGCAAGTTCATCACCGCCGGTAACGCCAGCCAGTTGTCTGACGGCGCCGCCGCCGTGGTGGTGATGGAGGCCAAGGAAGCCGAAAAGCGCGGCCTGACCCCGCTGGGCGCCTTCCGCGGATTCGCCGTCGCCGGTTGCGAACCTGACGAGATGGGCATCGGCCCGGTCTTCGCCGTGCCGCGCCTGCTGGAACGTCACGGCCTGAAGGTCGACGACATCGACATCTGGGAACTGAACGAAGCCTTCGCCTCGCAGTGCCTGTACAGCCGCGATCGCCTGGGCATCGATCCGGAGAAGTACAACGTCAACGGCGGCTCGATCGCCATTGGCCACCCCTTCGGCATGACCGGCGCCCGCTGCGCCGGCCACCTGCTGCTTGAAGGCAAACGCCGCAAGGCCAAGCTGGGCGTCGTGACCATGTGCATCGGCGGCGGCATGGGGGCTGCGGGCCTGTTCGAAATCTTCTGA
- a CDS encoding TPM domain-containing protein yields the protein MTAFILPRRTGEGDREAVEGASKRRLRPLRHGAPTRRATSPVARMRMWLLMLAAALFALPALAEPKFPALSGRVVDEAQVLSPEVERDLSDKLETLETRTGHQLVVATVSSLQGYPIEDYGYRLGRTWGIGDKDKDDGAILLVAPNDRQVRIEVGYGLEPVLTDALSSVIIQSAILPKFRDGDLSGGVVAGADAMIEQLGLPPEEARARVADAARPERHESRGSPIVGFLIFLFVIFVFSSLFRGRRGGLGSALPWIILSALNNSGRGGGGWSGGDGGGFSGGGGSFGGGGSSGRW from the coding sequence ATGACCGCTTTCATCCTCCCCCGTAGAACGGGGGAGGGGGACCGCGAAGCGGTGGAGGGGGCGTCCAAACGCCGCTTGCGCCCCCTCCGTCACGGCGCGCCTACGCGCCGCGCCACCTCCCCCGTTGCACGGATGAGGATGTGGCTGTTGATGCTGGCGGCGGCGCTCTTCGCCCTGCCCGCTCTGGCGGAGCCGAAGTTCCCGGCGCTATCGGGCCGCGTCGTCGACGAGGCGCAGGTGCTGTCGCCCGAGGTCGAGCGCGATCTCTCCGACAAGCTCGAAACACTCGAGACCCGCACCGGCCATCAGCTGGTGGTGGCGACGGTCAGCAGCCTGCAAGGCTATCCGATCGAGGACTACGGCTATCGCCTGGGCCGCACCTGGGGGATCGGCGACAAGGACAAGGACGACGGCGCGATCCTGCTGGTCGCGCCCAATGACCGGCAGGTGCGGATCGAGGTCGGCTATGGCCTGGAGCCCGTCCTGACCGACGCCCTGTCCAGTGTAATCATCCAGTCGGCGATCCTGCCCAAGTTCCGGGACGGCGATCTCTCCGGCGGCGTGGTCGCCGGCGCCGACGCCATGATCGAGCAGCTGGGCCTGCCGCCCGAGGAGGCCAGGGCGCGTGTGGCGGACGCCGCCCGTCCCGAGCGTCACGAATCGCGTGGCTCGCCCATCGTCGGCTTCCTGATCTTCCTGTTCGTGATCTTCGTGTTCTCCAGCCTGTTCCGGGGCCGGCGCGGCGGCCTCGGCTCGGCCCTGCCCTGGATCATCCTCAGCGCGCTGAACAACAGCGGACGCGGCGGCGGAGGCTGGAGCGGCGGTGACGGCGGAGGCTTTTCCGGCGGCGGCGGCTCGTTCGGCGGCGGCGGCAGTTCGGGACGGTGGTGA
- a CDS encoding DUF1330 domain-containing protein produces the protein MSNIDPTRAQFDAFKALPRDTPIHMLNLIRLKPLADYPVGHPNHGKGMTGLDAYREYGRTSGPIFEGLGGRQVWAGSPEVVLTGPSDERWDLAFIAEYPNAGAFLAMVTNPEYREHVKHRQAAVEDSRLIRFSPFAPGKGFGE, from the coding sequence ATGTCCAACATCGACCCGACCCGCGCGCAGTTCGACGCCTTCAAGGCCCTGCCGCGCGACACGCCGATCCATATGCTGAACCTGATCCGGCTAAAGCCCCTGGCCGACTATCCGGTCGGTCACCCCAATCACGGCAAGGGCATGACGGGCCTGGACGCCTATCGCGAATATGGCCGCACCTCCGGCCCGATCTTCGAGGGACTGGGCGGGCGGCAGGTCTGGGCGGGCAGCCCCGAGGTGGTGCTGACCGGTCCGAGCGACGAGCGTTGGGATCTCGCCTTCATCGCCGAGTATCCCAACGCGGGCGCCTTCCTGGCGATGGTCACGAACCCGGAGTACCGCGAGCACGTCAAGCACCGTCAGGCGGCGGTGGAAGACTCGCGGCTGATCCGCTTTTCGCCCTTCGCGCCCGGCAAGGGCTTCGGCGAGTAG
- a CDS encoding TonB-dependent receptor yields the protein MTIVSSRGRARALFGASALSSLLGAGLVALPSVATAQQADPNAIAEIIVTATKRDATIQDIPFSINAQTEKDIQRSGAVTLEDLSRNVAGLTIQNLGPGQSQVSVRGVSAGQVVRDQPGVKEQVGVYLDESVISLSLFTPDVDLFDLNRVETLRGPQGTLFGSGSVGGTIRYITNQPKLGVSEGTFEANANLVDGDAFGGHVKGAVNIPISDKIAMRAVGYLTQYGGFIDARKEGGKIDKNVNDGTRRGGRLSFYIEPNEQVSFTPRVVYQEIRAGGFNRQETFNLFANNNTTTRPKIQLGEREQYLLLDERFSDNTLLADMTANFKFDAATLTSVTSFISRDITVSRDASALTGSVSVDLGYPAAAVLLPSNLRDTTDLEQFTQELRLASTSDGPLQWVIGGFYSKVDRVYNQRLPTTGYDTYTDAVLGVGTSAAVANGFGKDSPYNAYLPYDIKQKALFGELNYTVGKLTATAGGRYYDFSETRQFKSGGLFANGDNRTDKTSSDGFTPRFLLSYEASETVTFNAQASKGFRLGGVNDPLNIPLCSAQDRAIFGGYQNYDDETLWNYEGGVKSRFGRVTLNAAAFYTDIKNLQTTLDAGSCSSRVVFNVPKAHTKGVEAELTARLANGLDIGLSGSLLEAEFDSTVKDGTGAVIGGIREGNRLPSVPKFQVSFDVTYSKEVRPGVNGYLKASLQHVGNRFTQASDQENNPRSFVSGLAFGGATGTVPTVVNLELPSYEIVNLSAGLEMPDGVDLTLYVNNLFDENALLSFDRERGGRARLGYAVGQPRTMGVTVRKSF from the coding sequence ATGACCATCGTGTCGTCGCGCGGTCGTGCGCGTGCATTGTTCGGCGCCAGCGCGCTCTCTTCGCTTCTGGGAGCGGGCCTTGTGGCGCTGCCGTCTGTGGCCACCGCGCAGCAGGCTGATCCGAACGCCATCGCGGAGATCATCGTCACCGCCACCAAGCGCGACGCGACGATCCAGGACATTCCCTTCTCCATCAACGCCCAGACGGAAAAGGACATCCAGCGCTCGGGCGCGGTGACCCTGGAAGACCTGTCGCGCAACGTGGCGGGCCTGACGATCCAGAACCTCGGCCCGGGCCAGAGCCAGGTGTCAGTGCGTGGCGTCTCGGCCGGCCAGGTCGTTCGCGACCAGCCCGGCGTCAAGGAACAGGTCGGCGTCTATCTCGACGAGTCGGTGATCTCGCTGTCGCTGTTCACGCCGGATGTCGATCTCTTCGACCTGAACCGCGTCGAGACCCTGCGTGGTCCGCAGGGCACGCTGTTCGGCTCGGGCTCGGTGGGCGGCACGATCCGCTACATCACCAACCAGCCCAAGCTGGGCGTCTCGGAGGGCACGTTCGAGGCCAACGCCAACCTCGTCGACGGCGACGCGTTCGGCGGTCACGTGAAGGGCGCGGTGAACATCCCGATCTCCGACAAGATCGCCATGCGCGCCGTCGGCTACCTGACCCAGTACGGCGGCTTCATCGACGCCCGCAAGGAAGGCGGCAAGATCGACAAGAACGTCAATGACGGCACGCGTCGCGGCGGCCGTCTGTCGTTCTATATCGAGCCGAACGAGCAGGTGAGCTTCACCCCGCGCGTCGTCTACCAGGAGATCCGCGCCGGCGGCTTCAACCGCCAGGAAACCTTCAACCTCTTCGCCAACAACAACACCACCACCCGGCCCAAGATCCAGCTGGGTGAGCGCGAGCAGTACCTGCTGCTGGACGAGCGCTTCTCGGACAACACGCTGCTGGCGGACATGACCGCCAACTTCAAGTTCGACGCCGCCACCCTGACTAGCGTCACCAGCTTCATCAGCCGCGACATCACCGTCAGCCGCGACGCCAGCGCCCTGACCGGTAGCGTCTCGGTGGATTTGGGTTATCCGGCGGCGGCGGTGCTGCTGCCGTCGAACCTGCGCGACACCACCGACCTCGAGCAGTTCACCCAGGAACTGCGCCTGGCCTCGACCAGCGATGGTCCGCTGCAGTGGGTGATCGGCGGCTTCTATTCGAAGGTCGACCGCGTCTACAACCAGCGCCTGCCGACCACCGGCTATGACACCTACACCGACGCCGTCCTGGGCGTGGGCACCTCCGCCGCCGTCGCCAACGGCTTTGGCAAGGACTCGCCCTACAACGCCTACCTGCCCTACGACATCAAGCAGAAGGCCCTGTTCGGTGAGCTGAACTATACGGTCGGCAAGCTGACCGCGACGGCGGGCGGCCGCTATTACGACTTCAGCGAAACCCGCCAGTTCAAGTCGGGCGGCCTGTTCGCCAACGGCGACAACCGCACCGACAAGACCTCGTCGGACGGCTTCACGCCGCGCTTCCTGCTCAGCTATGAGGCCAGCGAGACGGTCACCTTCAACGCCCAGGCCTCGAAGGGTTTCCGTCTGGGCGGCGTGAACGATCCGCTGAACATCCCGCTGTGCTCGGCCCAGGACCGCGCGATCTTCGGCGGCTATCAGAACTATGACGACGAGACGCTGTGGAACTACGAAGGCGGCGTGAAGTCGCGGTTCGGGCGCGTCACCCTGAACGCGGCGGCCTTCTACACCGACATCAAGAACCTGCAGACCACTCTGGACGCCGGCTCGTGCTCGTCGCGTGTCGTGTTCAACGTGCCCAAGGCCCACACCAAGGGCGTCGAAGCCGAGCTGACCGCGCGTCTGGCCAACGGCCTCGACATCGGCCTGTCGGGCAGCCTGCTGGAAGCCGAGTTCGACTCGACCGTGAAGGACGGGACGGGCGCGGTGATCGGCGGCATCCGCGAAGGCAATCGCCTGCCGTCGGTGCCGAAGTTCCAGGTGTCGTTCGACGTCACCTACAGCAAGGAAGTCCGCCCGGGCGTGAACGGCTACCTGAAGGCCTCGCTGCAGCACGTCGGCAACCGCTTCACCCAGGCCAGCGACCAGGAGAACAATCCGCGCTCGTTCGTCTCGGGCCTGGCCTTTGGCGGCGCCACGGGCACGGTCCCGACGGTCGTCAATCTCGAGCTGCCCAGCTACGAGATCGTCAATCTCAGCGCCGGCCTGGAGATGCCAGACGGCGTAGATCTGACGCTCTACGTCAACAACCTGTTCGACGAGAACGCCCTGCTGTCGTTCGACCGCGAACGCGGCGGTCGCGCCCGCCTCGGCTACGCCGTGGGGCAACCGCGCACCATGGGCGTGACGGTCAGGAAGTCGTTCTAG
- a CDS encoding N-acyl-D-amino-acid deacylase family protein → MGDRAYDLVLRGGVMFDGAGGPGFQADVGVRDGVIVAVGKGLAVGADEIDARGRIVTPGFVDIHTHYDGQATWSGQLGPSSGHGVTTVVMGNCGVGFAPCRPEDHDRLIRLMEGVEDIPFPVLTEGLPWAWESFPDYLDFLAGRAFDVDVGAQLPHAALRVYVMGDRGANREPATDADIAAMAAIARRAVEAGALGFSTSRTLNHRTSDGQPTPTLTAGEDELTGIALGLAAAGKGVLQVVSDFIKGPAELAMLRRIVERSGRPLSFSLVQSPKAPQGWRTLLDGVAAAVDAGLPIKAQVCGRPVGVLFGLELTLNAFSQNPVFAALKDRPLADKVAALSDPAFRARLLAHDGEARGPFAGSALRAWDNLYPMGGVDPDYEPTADKTVAAIAAREGRDPAAVALDAMLAQDGRGMLYHPFLNYADGSLDPSFAMLSHRDTVPGLSDGGAHVGMICDGSFPTSNLIHWTRDRTRGPRIPLETMIARQSRDTAQAVGLLDRGLIAPGYRADLNVIDYEGLRLEAPRVAYDLPAGGRRLTQRAHGYVATVVAGVVTQRDGEPTGALPGRLVRGVQAAPLALAAE, encoded by the coding sequence ATGGGTGATCGCGCCTACGATCTGGTCCTGCGGGGCGGCGTGATGTTCGACGGCGCGGGCGGGCCGGGCTTCCAGGCCGATGTCGGCGTGCGGGACGGCGTTATCGTCGCGGTCGGCAAGGGCCTCGCCGTCGGCGCCGATGAGATCGATGCCCGAGGGCGGATCGTCACGCCGGGCTTCGTCGATATTCACACCCACTACGACGGCCAGGCGACCTGGAGCGGCCAGCTGGGTCCTAGCTCCGGTCACGGCGTGACCACGGTGGTGATGGGCAATTGCGGGGTCGGTTTCGCCCCGTGTCGTCCGGAAGACCACGACCGCCTGATCCGCCTGATGGAAGGCGTCGAGGATATTCCCTTTCCCGTGCTGACCGAGGGCCTGCCCTGGGCCTGGGAGAGCTTTCCCGACTATCTCGACTTCCTGGCCGGCCGCGCCTTCGACGTGGATGTCGGCGCCCAGCTGCCGCACGCGGCCTTGAGGGTCTATGTCATGGGCGACCGTGGCGCGAACCGGGAGCCGGCGACCGACGCCGACATCGCCGCCATGGCCGCGATCGCCCGGCGCGCGGTCGAGGCGGGGGCCTTGGGCTTCTCCACCTCACGAACTCTCAATCACCGCACCAGCGATGGCCAACCGACTCCGACCCTGACGGCCGGCGAGGACGAGCTGACGGGGATCGCGCTCGGTTTGGCGGCCGCCGGCAAGGGCGTGCTGCAGGTGGTGTCAGACTTCATCAAAGGGCCCGCCGAGCTGGCCATGCTGCGCCGGATCGTCGAGCGGTCCGGGCGGCCGCTGTCGTTCTCGCTGGTCCAGAGCCCCAAGGCGCCGCAGGGGTGGCGGACGCTGCTGGATGGCGTCGCCGCCGCCGTCGACGCCGGCCTGCCGATCAAGGCGCAGGTCTGCGGCCGTCCGGTCGGGGTGCTGTTTGGCCTAGAGCTGACGCTCAATGCGTTCAGCCAGAACCCGGTCTTCGCCGCGCTGAAGGACCGCCCCTTGGCGGATAAGGTTGCGGCCCTGTCCGACCCGGCGTTCCGCGCCCGGCTGCTGGCCCACGACGGAGAGGCCAGGGGGCCCTTCGCCGGCAGCGCGCTGCGGGCCTGGGACAATCTCTATCCGATGGGCGGCGTCGATCCGGACTATGAGCCGACGGCCGACAAGACCGTGGCCGCGATCGCCGCGCGCGAGGGTCGCGACCCGGCCGCCGTCGCGCTGGACGCCATGCTGGCCCAGGACGGGCGGGGCATGCTGTACCATCCGTTCCTGAACTACGCCGACGGATCGCTGGATCCCAGCTTCGCCATGCTGAGCCATCGCGACACCGTGCCGGGCCTGTCCGACGGCGGGGCGCATGTCGGCATGATCTGTGACGGCAGCTTCCCGACGAGCAACCTGATCCACTGGACCCGCGATCGGACGCGGGGGCCAAGGATCCCGCTGGAGACGATGATCGCTCGCCAGAGCCGCGACACCGCCCAAGCCGTGGGTCTGCTGGACCGAGGCCTGATTGCGCCCGGCTATCGCGCCGATCTCAATGTCATCGACTACGAGGGCTTGAGGTTGGAAGCGCCGCGCGTGGCCTATGACCTGCCCGCCGGAGGGCGTCGCCTGACGCAGCGCGCGCACGGCTATGTCGCCACGGTCGTCGCCGGCGTCGTCACCCAGCGCGACGGCGAGCCGACCGGGGCCTTGCCTGGCCGCCTCGTGCGTGGCGTCCAGGCCGCGCCCCTCGCCCTGGCGGCCGAGTAG
- a CDS encoding TPM domain-containing protein has protein sequence MTPNDLDRIAQAVAQAEKTTAGEIFCVLTPEVSDYRETPLVWAAAAALVLPAGALLAGFRPEMLTRLFGGWSVGHQAAQDGAILSALSTYIVLQLVVFVLAALLVSIPPIRRALTPGALKTARVKRAAMEQFLSHGLHVTRDRTGVLIFAALAEHRVEVIADEGIYKAAPNAVWDEVVADLVAGLKRGKVADGFVAAVTRTGAILAAHVPPRGDDRNELADGLTILPRR, from the coding sequence ATGACCCCCAACGATCTCGACCGCATCGCCCAGGCGGTGGCGCAGGCCGAGAAGACCACCGCCGGTGAGATCTTCTGCGTCCTCACGCCCGAAGTATCGGACTACCGCGAGACGCCGTTGGTCTGGGCGGCTGCGGCCGCGCTGGTGCTGCCCGCCGGCGCCCTGCTCGCCGGCTTTCGCCCCGAGATGCTGACCCGCCTGTTCGGCGGTTGGAGCGTGGGACACCAGGCGGCTCAGGACGGCGCGATCCTGTCGGCGCTCTCGACCTATATCGTCCTGCAACTGGTGGTGTTCGTTCTCGCGGCCCTCTTGGTGTCGATCCCGCCGATCCGCCGGGCCCTGACGCCCGGCGCGCTGAAGACCGCCCGCGTCAAGCGCGCGGCGATGGAGCAGTTCCTCAGCCACGGCCTGCACGTCACCCGCGACCGCACCGGCGTGCTGATCTTCGCGGCCCTGGCCGAGCATCGCGTCGAGGTCATCGCCGACGAGGGCATCTACAAGGCCGCGCCCAATGCTGTCTGGGACGAGGTGGTCGCCGACCTCGTCGCGGGCCTCAAGCGCGGCAAGGTCGCCGACGGCTTCGTCGCCGCCGTCACTCGCACCGGCGCGATCCTCGCCGCCCACGTCCCCCCGCGCGGCGACGACCGCAACGAGCTGGCCGACGGTCTGACGATCCTGCCGCGGCGGTGA
- a CDS encoding methyl-accepting chemotaxis protein, whose translation MSFGDLKISQKLMAVFAVMLTTIMLMGVALYANNVSFTKSVHRTESAYEMVRAANDAAFRLTRQENSLRGFLLSGDSYYVKRLEEAHRPKFLKALDNMRALAAGDQADLARIAAVDAAYANYRKMAIEPAFALGADPATRPQAVELVRNDGVADKAVEPVENAIEAITKNAEEELATEAAAQKRAGTQSTLALAIGILVTAAVAVGGGLLLTGAIAKPVTAMTSAMRRLASGDHSVDVPARGRKDEIGQMAAAVAYFKDSEAEKVRIEAAAAEERLSADRERAASEAERAEIAHHDAVAISALNEALDHMASGDLTHRITTPFAPKTESLKTNFNAAADRMQEAIQAIGVATGGVNSGSDEISQASDNLSRRTEQQAASLEQTAAALDQITATVRKTAAGAKEASQVVAVARADAEKSGQIVSQAVSAMTEIETSSNQVSQIIGVIDEIAFQTNLLALNAGVEAARAGEAGRGFAVVAQEVRALAQRSADAAKEIKTLISTSTQQVGAGVNLVGQTGEALNRIVEQVAAIDSLVKEISASASEQATGLNEVNTAVNQMDQVVQQNAAMVEEATAATHSLKNEAKSLAEMVARFRVAEGAGMAPAASAPRVNYRPPAEAPAPRPTVSARPGRGSAAVAVREDWEEF comes from the coding sequence GTGTCCTTTGGTGACCTGAAGATCTCGCAAAAGCTAATGGCGGTGTTCGCCGTCATGCTGACCACGATCATGCTCATGGGCGTGGCGCTCTATGCCAATAATGTGAGCTTCACCAAGTCGGTGCATCGGACCGAAAGCGCCTACGAAATGGTCCGCGCGGCGAACGACGCCGCCTTCCGCCTGACCCGTCAGGAAAACTCGCTGCGCGGCTTCCTGCTGTCGGGCGACAGCTACTACGTCAAGCGCCTGGAAGAGGCCCACAGGCCCAAGTTCTTGAAGGCGCTTGATAATATGCGCGCCCTGGCCGCCGGCGATCAGGCGGATCTGGCGCGGATCGCCGCTGTCGACGCCGCCTACGCCAACTATCGCAAGATGGCCATCGAGCCGGCCTTCGCGCTCGGCGCCGATCCGGCCACCCGTCCCCAGGCGGTCGAACTGGTCCGCAACGACGGCGTCGCCGACAAGGCCGTGGAACCCGTCGAAAACGCCATCGAGGCGATCACCAAGAACGCCGAGGAAGAGTTGGCGACCGAGGCGGCCGCCCAGAAGAGGGCCGGTACGCAGTCGACCCTAGCCCTGGCGATCGGCATCCTGGTCACCGCCGCCGTTGCGGTCGGCGGCGGGCTGCTGCTGACCGGCGCCATCGCCAAGCCGGTCACCGCTATGACCAGCGCCATGCGCCGCCTGGCTTCGGGCGACCATAGCGTTGATGTCCCGGCGCGCGGCCGCAAGGATGAGATCGGCCAGATGGCCGCCGCCGTAGCCTACTTCAAGGATTCCGAAGCCGAGAAGGTCCGGATCGAGGCGGCCGCGGCCGAAGAGCGTCTGTCCGCCGACCGGGAGCGCGCCGCCAGCGAGGCCGAGAGGGCTGAGATCGCCCATCACGACGCCGTCGCCATCTCGGCGCTGAATGAAGCTCTGGACCACATGGCCTCCGGCGACCTGACTCACCGCATCACGACGCCGTTCGCCCCCAAGACCGAGAGCTTGAAGACCAACTTCAACGCCGCCGCCGACCGGATGCAGGAGGCGATCCAGGCGATTGGCGTGGCGACGGGCGGCGTGAACAGCGGCTCGGACGAGATCTCTCAAGCGTCCGACAATCTATCGCGCCGGACCGAGCAGCAGGCCGCCAGCCTGGAACAGACCGCTGCGGCTCTGGATCAAATCACCGCGACGGTCCGCAAGACCGCCGCCGGCGCCAAGGAGGCCTCGCAGGTCGTGGCCGTCGCCCGCGCCGACGCCGAGAAGTCCGGCCAGATCGTCAGCCAGGCGGTTTCGGCGATGACCGAAATCGAGACGTCCTCCAATCAGGTCAGCCAGATCATTGGCGTGATCGACGAGATCGCCTTCCAGACCAACCTTCTGGCGCTGAACGCCGGCGTCGAAGCCGCCCGCGCGGGTGAAGCGGGTCGCGGCTTCGCCGTCGTCGCGCAAGAAGTCCGGGCCCTGGCGCAGCGTTCGGCCGATGCGGCCAAGGAGATCAAGACCCTGATCTCGACCTCGACGCAGCAAGTCGGCGCCGGGGTTAATCTGGTGGGTCAGACGGGTGAGGCGCTGAACCGGATCGTCGAACAGGTCGCGGCGATCGACAGCTTGGTCAAGGAGATCTCGGCCTCGGCCAGCGAGCAAGCGACGGGCCTGAACGAGGTCAACACCGCCGTGAACCAGATGGACCAGGTCGTCCAGCAGAACGCCGCCATGGTGGAAGAAGCCACGGCCGCGACCCACTCGCTGAAGAACGAGGCCAAGTCCCTGGCCGAGATGGTCGCGCGCTTCCGCGTGGCCGAAGGCGCGGGGATGGCGCCGGCGGCGAGCGCGCCGCGCGTCAACTACCGTCCGCCGGCCGAGGCCCCCGCGCCCCGTCCCACCGTGTCGGCGAGGCCAGGGCGCGGCTCCGCCGCCGTGGCGGTCCGCGAGGACTGGGAAGAGTTCTGA